One Neodiprion pinetum isolate iyNeoPine1 chromosome 1, iyNeoPine1.2, whole genome shotgun sequence genomic window carries:
- the LOC124216569 gene encoding uncharacterized protein isoform X5: MHVMKNVPVTDVIRGSGDRIGGGSGDAAMDEPHTPGSDCNSNPSMDPSSQDLITSEFVHDNMDYQWFADCGYRDTGLHVHSSVLSSLSASYTCDDLRYDAECRYLDANFAEIDMESFRTADIHSLLTLPVICTDPVQHSESNYQRERYASMSGSMMEKLDFDSPISPHTSSQGEDSACSTTDTMSICKSSLLFSPVKETPVLPPGGSYSVDSLDCEDVLLTCQAHNKINYTIAFEGSMTMYSDGSQDFENQEKQNIRQIPDFYYDKKLNLKNMFGLSMAKSDSKVYTTWSNLKHSPANNVMTRHPSGNNNTMPNFLQANGQLNLNLNKKSQSLPDLTQTRELSRYPLNFSVDSAESNNHVGNLQSSGSIISRSINEDSSESTDHISTKKKLQNLSLVKRFMKQKSMSAEGMSMTLDQSGSASDSGWPTSNSESGSGSGTRTQIHQHNINNTCNNLTLENDFSINWVKSDYYNNKGTEHTFAGEDFENIIRKQSPLLEEFEGELQSSASIEELSESISKIESMDGSRCEKHENSFLEDTVTQSNTEQINSSSKNLPLSKTTGTQVFTQVEDNSVQTSLIYLTKDKNYPSICETTIEKRPAYIVYPNYTLPDLSFLQLGQGKFDKVALRPQCFDRDRSRWRKYNKSNRPFSCNDLDAMKQRGFSHIKDWESLTFLLPAEYKRILHDVPEASKHVKLAEETKKPLFCLSPQMRHRARIIDEATPDNISSASSIGTQPSSGYRGSSTILTDSLINQQGVPNNSNPLYLYRYDSASSEASLTSQDTKQYRPSCKPKINAPTLPKRSISLPHGDRETRCNTKAPPRPPLPRGILRKDKLTNNKRYSMFEMGGVKEVENQQVTPETNKRMSLQEPYYLNNDHQSQQIRRLIDSEKDVDEVEERLYYAERLKESENCVNLELYPTECSDEIIQLEDFLRRSGFSSQSSDGDSEDQDVRLRSYVRQFLRLNMNKDLVKNVEMMESQKKTVSFAVQQRKEFLKNKGCTLGFTANKQSLDERRTSIAESPSGSSELKSFTTNGKSDMLRSVNKSVGLILNYWRIETVKDEQVQDNRNECAQLCLSNLCPALYAIMCDGLRPNINSSFGPLANSVWQVVEASSQQGPLTKTLNELVQKINGEDFITEGMLKFHAFVFGLLNLRALDAWFAYLCTRESILRKHYSRSSLFVSSLACVNAREMVDALLNILQPLALCPFQLDMLYQYRQLHNSLGHMNNHLTNATVGLKSVDSTEVRGPSKREFFNNIVSPVKVRPRSCVDYAKGGNMQGILHEANLNNTIKKRWSNLPSGSKLIQAFDKLTLEDSEDYTDSLEHSPLKVGAPQNVSAKIKSPPISTGKVENEEMYPGGVKFKKLQEKWELMIGKEESKEQPIARSPESPARTPTNSGKSKIPRLLPSPTKQPMNVLSPIPKSSKSTTTGIPLLKKSAAIGQKIVNKQSSEIRKDLAGGRTSRLDQETGGIPRTHFARPSSLPYRPPHGGGTKEKCSTSPHRRAASTSLPRPTAVMRNAKIGTTKPPLKEVKTLTHRLPSDNGHLSFSEGEKLTVILEVDNKWLLCLRGEHKGLVPRSCVHAVQT; the protein is encoded by the exons ATGCatgtaatgaaaaat GTTCCCGTGACTGATGTTATTCGAGGATCGGGTGACAGGATCGGTG GTGGGTCGGGGGATGCTGCCATGGATGAACCACATACACCTGGATCTGACTGTAATTCCAACCCATCCATGGATCCGTCATCTCAAGATCTCATAACTTCAGAGTTCGTTCACGACAACATGGACTATCAATGGTTCGCCGATTGTGG TTATAGGGACACAGGGCTGCATGTACACTCGAGTGTATTGTCCTCGCTATCCGCTTCGTATACTTGTGACGATCTGAGATATGATGCCGAGTGTCGATACCTTGATGCAAATTTCGCTGAAATTGATATGGAAAGTTTCCGGACTGCAGACATCCACTCTTTGCTCACTCTTCCCGTAATATGTACCGATCCTGTGCAGCACTCAGAG TCAAACTATCAAAGGGAAAGATATGCCAGCATGTCTGGCTCTATGATGGAAAAACTTGACTTTGATTCTCCCATCAGCCCCCATACTAGCAGCCAG GGAGAAGATTCTGCGTGTTCGACAACAGATACCATGTCCATATGCAAGTCGTCACTACTCTTCTCTCCTGTCAAGGAGACACCTGTGCTGCCACCAGGTGGCAGTTACAGCGTCGATTCCCTGGACTGTGAAGACGTTTTACTGACATGCCAAGCCCACAACAAAATTAACTACACAATTGCTTTTGAGGGGAGTATGACTATGTATTCCGACGGTTCGCAAGACTTTGAAAATCAAG aaaaacaaaatattcgtCAAATCCCAGATTTCTATtatgacaaaaaattgaacttgaaaaatatgtttggCCTTTCAATGGCTAAATCAGACTCCAAAGTCTACACCACTTGGAGTAACTTGAAACATAGTCCAGCAAATAACGTTATGACTCGTCATCCATCTGGCAACAATAATACAATGCCCAATTTTCTCCAAGCAAACGGACAGCTGAATTtaaacttgaataaaaaaagtcaGAGTCTACCAGACCTCACGCAAACTCGAGAGCTGAGCCGGTATCCTCTTAACTTTTCT GTTGATTCGGCTGAATCAAATAATCACGTGGGCAATTTGCAAAGTTCAGGGTCAATCATCAGTCGTTCGATCAATGAAGATAGTTCCGAAAGCACAGACCACAtctcgacaaaaaaaaagcttcaaAATTTGAGCCTAGTGAAACGTTTCATGAAGCAAAAAAGTATGAGTGCAGAAGGAATGAGTATGACCCTTGATCAATCGGGCTCAGCTAGCGACAGTGGTTGGCCAACAAGTAACAGTGAAAGTGGCAGCGGTAGTGGAACTCGTACTCAAATACATCAGCATAATATCAATAATACCTGTAATAATTTGACTTTGGAGAAtgatttttctataaattgGGTAAAGTCTGactattacaataataaagGAACAGAGCATACTTTTGCTGgtgaagattttgaaaatattataaggAAACAATCACCGTTGTTGGAGGAATTTGAAGGAGAATTACAGTCTTCCGCATCTATTGAAGAATTGTCAGAGAgcatttcgaaaattgaatccATGGACGGCAGCAGGTGCGAGAAACACGAAAATTCTTTTCTGGAAGATACTGTGACGCAATCAAATACAGAACAGATAAACTCTTCCAGTAAGAATTTGCCACTTTCAAAAACCACTGGAACACAGGTGTTCACTCAAGTCGAGGACAATAGCGTCCAAACATCATTAATATATCTTACCAAAGACAAAAATTACCCATCGATTTGTGAAACCACCATTGAAAAAAGGCCGGCCTACATTGTTTACCCAAATTACACTCTACCAGACTTGTCGTTTTTGCAACTTGGACAGGGTAAATTTGACAAAGTAGCGTTAAGACCTCAGTGTTTTGACAGGGACCGAAGTAGATGGAGAAAGTACAACAAGTCCAACAGGCCATTCTCCTGCAATGACCTCGACGCCATGAAGCAGCGTGGATTCTCGCACATCAAAGATTGGGAGTCCCTGACGTTTCTGTTACCTGCGGAATATAAAAGAATTCTCCATGACGTTCCCGAAGCCTCAAAGCATGTCAAGCTAGCcgaggaaacaaaaaaaccacTATTCTGTTTGTCCCCGCAAATGCGGCACCGTGCTCGTATTATCGACGAGGCTACCCCAGATAATATTTCCTCTGCCAGTAGTATAGGCACACAACCGTCTTCAGGTTATAGAGGATCCTCAACAATTCTAACAGATTCATTGATCAATCAGCAAGGTGTACCAAATAATAGCAATCCCCTCTATTTATATCGATATGATAGTGCAAGCTCCGAAGCAAGCCTGACCTCTCAAGATACAAAGCAGTATAGGCCCTCCTGTAAACCAAAGATTAACGCACCGACCCTGCCTAAACGGTCCATCTCGCTGCCTCACGGAGACCGCGAAACTCGTTGCAACACGAAAGCACCTCCTCGACCTCCCCTGCCGAGAGGAATTTTGAGAAAAGACAAACTGACTAATAACAAAAGGTATAGCATGTTCGAGATGGGTGGTGTCAAAGAAGTGGAAAATCAACAGGTCACACctgaaacaaataaaagaaTGTCTCTGCAAGAACCTTACTACCTCAACAACGATCATCAGTCGCAGCAAATTCGTAGGTTAATTGATTCCGAAAAAGATGTTGATGAAGTAGAGGAACGTCTGTATTATGCAG AGCGATTGAAAGAGTCTGAAAATTGTGTTAATTTAGAACTGTATCCAACTGAATGCAGTGACGAAATTATACAGTTGGAAGATTTTCTAAGGCGCAGCGGGTTTTCTTCACAAAGTAGCGACGGCGATAGCGAAGATCAAGACGTAAGGCTCAGGTCCTATGTTAGACAATTCTTGCGACTAAATATGAACAAAGatttggtgaaaaatgttgagaTGATGGAATCTCAGAAAAAGACTGTGAGCTTCGCAGTACAACAAAGGAaagaatttctcaaaaataaG GGTTGCACTCTAGGTTTCACAGCAAACAAACAGTCACTGGACGAAAGGAGGACATCTATTGCCGAGTCTCCCAGTGGCAGCAGTGAATTAAAATCCTTTACTACGAACGGAAAAAGTG ATATGCTCAGGTCTGTCAACAAGTCTGTGGGTCTAATATTGAACTACTGGCGTATAGAAACAGTCAAGGATGAACAGGTTCAAGATAATAGAAACGAGTGCGCCCAACTCTGTCTGAGTAACTTGTGTCCTGCCTTATACGCTATCATGTGCGACGGTTTGCGGCCAAACATTAATTCGTCTTTCGGACCCTTAGCTAATAGTGTCTGGCAAGTGGTCGAGGCATCTTCTCAACAAGGCCCGTTAACTAAAACCCTGAACGAATTGGTACAAAAGATAAATGGTGAAGACTTTATCACAGAAGGAATGCTCAAGTTCCACGCATTTGTGTTTGGCTTGCTGAA CTTGAGGGCACTGGATGCTTGGTTTGCATATTTGTGCACACGGGAATCTATCTTACGAAAGCACTACTCCAGAAGCAGTTTATTTGTTAGTTCTCTCGCCTGCGTTAATGCCCGAGAAATGGTGGATGCACTTTTGAACATTCTTCAACCTCTTGCATTGTGCCCGTTTCAACTGGATATGCTGTATCAGTACCGTCAACTTCACAACAGCTTGGGGCATATGAACAATCATCTAACAAAC GCTACTGTAGGCTTAAAATCTGTGGATTCGACAGAAGTGAGAGGTCCAAGTAAacgagaatttttcaacaatattgtTAGTCCTGTCAAGGTAAGACCACGATCCTGTGTAGACTATGCAAAAGGGGGAAATATGCAAGGTATCCTGCATGAGGCTAACTTGAACAACACTATTAAAAAACGTTGGAGTAATCTTCCATCTGGTTCAAAACTGATCCAAGCATTTGACAAGCTCACTTTAGAAGACTCCGAAGATTATACTGATAGTCTTGAACATTCGCCATTGAAAGTGGGGGCTCCTCAAAACGTTTCAGCTAAAATCAAATCTCCCCCAATTTCTACTGGTAAAGttgaaaatgaggaaatgtATCCCGGTGGTgtcaaattcaaaaaactgCAAGAAAAGTGGGAGCTCATGATTGGAAAAGAGGAAAGTAAAGAGCAACCTATTGCCCGATCACCCGAATCTCCGGCTCGAACGCCAACAAATTCGGGGAAGTCAAAAATTCCCCGATTGCTGCCTTCCCCTACGAAACAGCCTATGAACGTGTTATCTCCCATTCCAAAAAGTTCGAAATCAACAACAACTGGTATAcctttgttgaaaaaatctgcTGCAATTGGacaaaaaatcgtaaataaacAGTCCAGTGAAATCCGTAAAGATTTAGCAGGTGGTCGAACCAGTCGTCTTGACCAGGAGACAGGTGGCATTCCACGAACTCATTTTGCGAGGCCGAGTTCTTTGCCATACAGGCCGCCACATGGTGGTGGTACCAAAGAAAAATGCTCGACATCCCCTCATAGAAGAGCCGCGTCTACCTCGTTGCCAAGGCCCACAGCTGTCATGAGAAACGCTAAAATAGGAACGACAAAACCACCTCTCAA AGAAGTCAAGACACTCACCCACAGGTTACCATCGGACAACGGTCATCTTTCATTCAGCGAAGGTGAAAAGCTAACTGTTATTCTTGAAGTAGATAACAAGTGGTTACTTTGTTTGAGAGGTGAACACAAAGGTTTGGTTCCAAGATCGTGCGTGCACGCTGTACAAACCTGA
- the LOC124216569 gene encoding uncharacterized protein isoform X6, whose protein sequence is MSVPVTDVIRGSGDRIGGGSGDAAMDEPHTPGSDCNSNPSMDPSSQDLITSEFVHDNMDYQWFADCGYRDTGLHVHSSVLSSLSASYTCDDLRYDAECRYLDANFAEIDMESFRTADIHSLLTLPVICTDPVQHSESNYQRERYASMSGSMMEKLDFDSPISPHTSSQGEDSACSTTDTMSICKSSLLFSPVKETPVLPPGGSYSVDSLDCEDVLLTCQAHNKINYTIAFEGSMTMYSDGSQDFENQEKQNIRQIPDFYYDKKLNLKNMFGLSMAKSDSKVYTTWSNLKHSPANNVMTRHPSGNNNTMPNFLQANGQLNLNLNKKSQSLPDLTQTRELSRYPLNFSVDSAESNNHVGNLQSSGSIISRSINEDSSESTDHISTKKKLQNLSLVKRFMKQKSMSAEGMSMTLDQSGSASDSGWPTSNSESGSGSGTRTQIHQHNINNTCNNLTLENDFSINWVKSDYYNNKGTEHTFAGEDFENIIRKQSPLLEEFEGELQSSASIEELSESISKIESMDGSRCEKHENSFLEDTVTQSNTEQINSSSKNLPLSKTTGTQVFTQVEDNSVQTSLIYLTKDKNYPSICETTIEKRPAYIVYPNYTLPDLSFLQLGQGKFDKVALRPQCFDRDRSRWRKYNKSNRPFSCNDLDAMKQRGFSHIKDWESLTFLLPAEYKRILHDVPEASKHVKLAEETKKPLFCLSPQMRHRARIIDEATPDNISSASSIGTQPSSGYRGSSTILTDSLINQQGVPNNSNPLYLYRYDSASSEASLTSQDTKQYRPSCKPKINAPTLPKRSISLPHGDRETRCNTKAPPRPPLPRGILRKDKLTNNKRYSMFEMGGVKEVENQQVTPETNKRMSLQEPYYLNNDHQSQQIRRLIDSEKDVDEVEERLYYAERLKESENCVNLELYPTECSDEIIQLEDFLRRSGFSSQSSDGDSEDQDVRLRSYVRQFLRLNMNKDLVKNVEMMESQKKTVSFAVQQRKEFLKNKGCTLGFTANKQSLDERRTSIAESPSGSSELKSFTTNGKSDMLRSVNKSVGLILNYWRIETVKDEQVQDNRNECAQLCLSNLCPALYAIMCDGLRPNINSSFGPLANSVWQVVEASSQQGPLTKTLNELVQKINGEDFITEGMLKFHAFVFGLLNLRALDAWFAYLCTRESILRKHYSRSSLFVSSLACVNAREMVDALLNILQPLALCPFQLDMLYQYRQLHNSLGHMNNHLTNATVGLKSVDSTEVRGPSKREFFNNIVSPVKVRPRSCVDYAKGGNMQGILHEANLNNTIKKRWSNLPSGSKLIQAFDKLTLEDSEDYTDSLEHSPLKVGAPQNVSAKIKSPPISTGKVENEEMYPGGVKFKKLQEKWELMIGKEESKEQPIARSPESPARTPTNSGKSKIPRLLPSPTKQPMNVLSPIPKSSKSTTTGIPLLKKSAAIGQKIVNKQSSEIRKDLAGGRTSRLDQETGGIPRTHFARPSSLPYRPPHGGGTKEKCSTSPHRRAASTSLPRPTAVMRNAKIGTTKPPLKEVKTLTHRLPSDNGHLSFSEGEKLTVILEVDNKWLLCLRGEHKGLVPRSCVHAVQT, encoded by the exons ATGAGT GTTCCCGTGACTGATGTTATTCGAGGATCGGGTGACAGGATCGGTG GTGGGTCGGGGGATGCTGCCATGGATGAACCACATACACCTGGATCTGACTGTAATTCCAACCCATCCATGGATCCGTCATCTCAAGATCTCATAACTTCAGAGTTCGTTCACGACAACATGGACTATCAATGGTTCGCCGATTGTGG TTATAGGGACACAGGGCTGCATGTACACTCGAGTGTATTGTCCTCGCTATCCGCTTCGTATACTTGTGACGATCTGAGATATGATGCCGAGTGTCGATACCTTGATGCAAATTTCGCTGAAATTGATATGGAAAGTTTCCGGACTGCAGACATCCACTCTTTGCTCACTCTTCCCGTAATATGTACCGATCCTGTGCAGCACTCAGAG TCAAACTATCAAAGGGAAAGATATGCCAGCATGTCTGGCTCTATGATGGAAAAACTTGACTTTGATTCTCCCATCAGCCCCCATACTAGCAGCCAG GGAGAAGATTCTGCGTGTTCGACAACAGATACCATGTCCATATGCAAGTCGTCACTACTCTTCTCTCCTGTCAAGGAGACACCTGTGCTGCCACCAGGTGGCAGTTACAGCGTCGATTCCCTGGACTGTGAAGACGTTTTACTGACATGCCAAGCCCACAACAAAATTAACTACACAATTGCTTTTGAGGGGAGTATGACTATGTATTCCGACGGTTCGCAAGACTTTGAAAATCAAG aaaaacaaaatattcgtCAAATCCCAGATTTCTATtatgacaaaaaattgaacttgaaaaatatgtttggCCTTTCAATGGCTAAATCAGACTCCAAAGTCTACACCACTTGGAGTAACTTGAAACATAGTCCAGCAAATAACGTTATGACTCGTCATCCATCTGGCAACAATAATACAATGCCCAATTTTCTCCAAGCAAACGGACAGCTGAATTtaaacttgaataaaaaaagtcaGAGTCTACCAGACCTCACGCAAACTCGAGAGCTGAGCCGGTATCCTCTTAACTTTTCT GTTGATTCGGCTGAATCAAATAATCACGTGGGCAATTTGCAAAGTTCAGGGTCAATCATCAGTCGTTCGATCAATGAAGATAGTTCCGAAAGCACAGACCACAtctcgacaaaaaaaaagcttcaaAATTTGAGCCTAGTGAAACGTTTCATGAAGCAAAAAAGTATGAGTGCAGAAGGAATGAGTATGACCCTTGATCAATCGGGCTCAGCTAGCGACAGTGGTTGGCCAACAAGTAACAGTGAAAGTGGCAGCGGTAGTGGAACTCGTACTCAAATACATCAGCATAATATCAATAATACCTGTAATAATTTGACTTTGGAGAAtgatttttctataaattgGGTAAAGTCTGactattacaataataaagGAACAGAGCATACTTTTGCTGgtgaagattttgaaaatattataaggAAACAATCACCGTTGTTGGAGGAATTTGAAGGAGAATTACAGTCTTCCGCATCTATTGAAGAATTGTCAGAGAgcatttcgaaaattgaatccATGGACGGCAGCAGGTGCGAGAAACACGAAAATTCTTTTCTGGAAGATACTGTGACGCAATCAAATACAGAACAGATAAACTCTTCCAGTAAGAATTTGCCACTTTCAAAAACCACTGGAACACAGGTGTTCACTCAAGTCGAGGACAATAGCGTCCAAACATCATTAATATATCTTACCAAAGACAAAAATTACCCATCGATTTGTGAAACCACCATTGAAAAAAGGCCGGCCTACATTGTTTACCCAAATTACACTCTACCAGACTTGTCGTTTTTGCAACTTGGACAGGGTAAATTTGACAAAGTAGCGTTAAGACCTCAGTGTTTTGACAGGGACCGAAGTAGATGGAGAAAGTACAACAAGTCCAACAGGCCATTCTCCTGCAATGACCTCGACGCCATGAAGCAGCGTGGATTCTCGCACATCAAAGATTGGGAGTCCCTGACGTTTCTGTTACCTGCGGAATATAAAAGAATTCTCCATGACGTTCCCGAAGCCTCAAAGCATGTCAAGCTAGCcgaggaaacaaaaaaaccacTATTCTGTTTGTCCCCGCAAATGCGGCACCGTGCTCGTATTATCGACGAGGCTACCCCAGATAATATTTCCTCTGCCAGTAGTATAGGCACACAACCGTCTTCAGGTTATAGAGGATCCTCAACAATTCTAACAGATTCATTGATCAATCAGCAAGGTGTACCAAATAATAGCAATCCCCTCTATTTATATCGATATGATAGTGCAAGCTCCGAAGCAAGCCTGACCTCTCAAGATACAAAGCAGTATAGGCCCTCCTGTAAACCAAAGATTAACGCACCGACCCTGCCTAAACGGTCCATCTCGCTGCCTCACGGAGACCGCGAAACTCGTTGCAACACGAAAGCACCTCCTCGACCTCCCCTGCCGAGAGGAATTTTGAGAAAAGACAAACTGACTAATAACAAAAGGTATAGCATGTTCGAGATGGGTGGTGTCAAAGAAGTGGAAAATCAACAGGTCACACctgaaacaaataaaagaaTGTCTCTGCAAGAACCTTACTACCTCAACAACGATCATCAGTCGCAGCAAATTCGTAGGTTAATTGATTCCGAAAAAGATGTTGATGAAGTAGAGGAACGTCTGTATTATGCAG AGCGATTGAAAGAGTCTGAAAATTGTGTTAATTTAGAACTGTATCCAACTGAATGCAGTGACGAAATTATACAGTTGGAAGATTTTCTAAGGCGCAGCGGGTTTTCTTCACAAAGTAGCGACGGCGATAGCGAAGATCAAGACGTAAGGCTCAGGTCCTATGTTAGACAATTCTTGCGACTAAATATGAACAAAGatttggtgaaaaatgttgagaTGATGGAATCTCAGAAAAAGACTGTGAGCTTCGCAGTACAACAAAGGAaagaatttctcaaaaataaG GGTTGCACTCTAGGTTTCACAGCAAACAAACAGTCACTGGACGAAAGGAGGACATCTATTGCCGAGTCTCCCAGTGGCAGCAGTGAATTAAAATCCTTTACTACGAACGGAAAAAGTG ATATGCTCAGGTCTGTCAACAAGTCTGTGGGTCTAATATTGAACTACTGGCGTATAGAAACAGTCAAGGATGAACAGGTTCAAGATAATAGAAACGAGTGCGCCCAACTCTGTCTGAGTAACTTGTGTCCTGCCTTATACGCTATCATGTGCGACGGTTTGCGGCCAAACATTAATTCGTCTTTCGGACCCTTAGCTAATAGTGTCTGGCAAGTGGTCGAGGCATCTTCTCAACAAGGCCCGTTAACTAAAACCCTGAACGAATTGGTACAAAAGATAAATGGTGAAGACTTTATCACAGAAGGAATGCTCAAGTTCCACGCATTTGTGTTTGGCTTGCTGAA CTTGAGGGCACTGGATGCTTGGTTTGCATATTTGTGCACACGGGAATCTATCTTACGAAAGCACTACTCCAGAAGCAGTTTATTTGTTAGTTCTCTCGCCTGCGTTAATGCCCGAGAAATGGTGGATGCACTTTTGAACATTCTTCAACCTCTTGCATTGTGCCCGTTTCAACTGGATATGCTGTATCAGTACCGTCAACTTCACAACAGCTTGGGGCATATGAACAATCATCTAACAAAC GCTACTGTAGGCTTAAAATCTGTGGATTCGACAGAAGTGAGAGGTCCAAGTAAacgagaatttttcaacaatattgtTAGTCCTGTCAAGGTAAGACCACGATCCTGTGTAGACTATGCAAAAGGGGGAAATATGCAAGGTATCCTGCATGAGGCTAACTTGAACAACACTATTAAAAAACGTTGGAGTAATCTTCCATCTGGTTCAAAACTGATCCAAGCATTTGACAAGCTCACTTTAGAAGACTCCGAAGATTATACTGATAGTCTTGAACATTCGCCATTGAAAGTGGGGGCTCCTCAAAACGTTTCAGCTAAAATCAAATCTCCCCCAATTTCTACTGGTAAAGttgaaaatgaggaaatgtATCCCGGTGGTgtcaaattcaaaaaactgCAAGAAAAGTGGGAGCTCATGATTGGAAAAGAGGAAAGTAAAGAGCAACCTATTGCCCGATCACCCGAATCTCCGGCTCGAACGCCAACAAATTCGGGGAAGTCAAAAATTCCCCGATTGCTGCCTTCCCCTACGAAACAGCCTATGAACGTGTTATCTCCCATTCCAAAAAGTTCGAAATCAACAACAACTGGTATAcctttgttgaaaaaatctgcTGCAATTGGacaaaaaatcgtaaataaacAGTCCAGTGAAATCCGTAAAGATTTAGCAGGTGGTCGAACCAGTCGTCTTGACCAGGAGACAGGTGGCATTCCACGAACTCATTTTGCGAGGCCGAGTTCTTTGCCATACAGGCCGCCACATGGTGGTGGTACCAAAGAAAAATGCTCGACATCCCCTCATAGAAGAGCCGCGTCTACCTCGTTGCCAAGGCCCACAGCTGTCATGAGAAACGCTAAAATAGGAACGACAAAACCACCTCTCAA AGAAGTCAAGACACTCACCCACAGGTTACCATCGGACAACGGTCATCTTTCATTCAGCGAAGGTGAAAAGCTAACTGTTATTCTTGAAGTAGATAACAAGTGGTTACTTTGTTTGAGAGGTGAACACAAAGGTTTGGTTCCAAGATCGTGCGTGCACGCTGTACAAACCTGA